A window from Acropora palmata chromosome 14, jaAcrPala1.3, whole genome shotgun sequence encodes these proteins:
- the LOC141865449 gene encoding transmembrane prolyl 4-hydroxylase-like isoform X2, with amino-acid sequence MMFSPESTEFFLKHWPNNFKPVPADSSVNLSGQGKYRKITKLLRYKDNFYSLIKIGFVRELNLMPGKVHRMRTLSLRPALFEIEDFLTEKECNDIILMAQTVGLEQSKTLGEENFNVETNGNETNKESLPEGSEEIFKSLDSNDDGRLDTTEVARGVMELGRVLMNEDDAEKIMSDLNMDPNKDGLIEYDEFVMLNSEVKLNEIKEYLEKIHETNSNKRTRDSSTAFLDPYEHIDFRPLFEGLTNRIHLATDLPKDMIWSSENMQVIKYEKKQHYHCHFDSEDEEAKNVPCCHLVEAFYDSEENVECVPCRFLTVFYYLNEPELGGETAFPFADNETVEDFKKSYLAEDINKCNLAEHCYDSNLYYKPKRGTALLWYNHFVSNETGWLGPVDQASFHGGCNVIEGTKWAANNWINAAIDREADLKAWELTRVMEEEYQETMKESPWEEQTNDKEETAMEQEQSNEKGIEVNKVEEGVKTDENKRIEKETLNGQVSENKQ; translated from the exons ATGATGTTCTCACCGGAGTCGACGGAGTTCTTTCTAAAGCACTGGCCTAATAATTTCAAACCCGTTCCAGCAGACAGTAGCGTTAATCTAAGCGGCCAAGGAAAATATAGGAAAATAACTAAACTGCTAAGATACAAAGACAATTTTTATAGCCTCATCAAG ATTGGATTCGTACGCGAGTTAAATTTGATGCCGGGAAAGGTGCACAGAATGAGAACCTTAAGTCTCAGACCTGCGCTGTTTG AAATCGAAGATTTTCTCACGGAAAAGGAGTGCAATGACATAATCTTGATGGCACAAACAGTTGGGCTGGAGCAATCAAAGACACTTGgggaagaaaattttaacGTTGAAACCAATGGTAACGaaacaaacaaggaaagttTACCAGAAGGTTCTGAGGAGATCTTCAAGAGCCTCGATTCAAACGATGACGGACGTCTTGATACAACAGAG GTTGCTAGAGGTGTGATGGAACTTGGACGAGTTCTCATGAACGAAGATGACGCTGAAAAAAT AATGTCTGATTTGAATATGGATCCTAACAAAGACG GGTTAATTGAATACGACGAATTTGTCATGTTGAACTCGGAAGTCAAACTGAACgaaataaaggaatatttGGAGAAAATCCacgaaacaaattcaaataaacGGACTCGGGACAGTAGTACGGCGTTTCTTGATCCCTATGAGCACATTGATTTTAGACCTCTTTTTGAGGGTCTCACTAACAG gatTCATTTGGCTACCGACCTACCGAAGGACATGATTTGGAGCAGTGAAAATATGCAG GTAATAAAGTAtgagaaaaaacaacattacCACTGTCATTTTGATTCTGAAGATGAAGAGGCAAAGAATGTGCCTTGTTGCCATTTGGTTGAAGCTTTTTATGATAGCGAAGAAAATGTAGAATGTGTTCCGTGTAG ATTTTTGACGgtcttttattatttaaacGAGCCTGAACTCGGAGGGGAGACAGCTTTTCCATTCGCAGACAATGAGACAGTAGAAGACTTTAAG AAATCTTACTTAGCAGAAGATATAAACAAATGTAATCTAGCTGAACACTGTTACGATTCAAATCTTTATTACAAACCTAAACGCGGCACAGCCCTACTATGGTATAATCATTTTGTTAGCAATGAAACTGGTTGGCTAGGGCCTGTTGATCAAGCTAGCTTTCATGGAGGCTGCAACGTTATTGAAGGTACAAAATGGGCGGCAAATAATTGGATTAATGCCGCAATCGATCGAGAAGCTGACTTGAAGGCTTGGGAATTAACTCGGGTAATGGAAGAAGAATATCAAGAGACAATGAAGGAGAGTCCATGGGAGGAACAAACAAATGATAAAGAGGAAACTGCGATGGAGCAAGAGCAAAGCAATGAAAAGGGAATCGAGGTCAATAAAGTTGAAGAGGGTGTGAAAAcagacgaaaacaaaagaatcgaGAAAGAGACATTGAACGGGCAAGTAAGTGAAAATAAGCAATAA
- the LOC141865449 gene encoding transmembrane prolyl 4-hydroxylase-like isoform X1, which yields MFLIPCILYFILFDFLVNAKSANKDLSRRAEYLDNSMACQVVATPLEITRIKSTNSKQQERGNFKCYRHDYESYIDNSSLQFQMNEGLESWSKHRTEGPTLSKAEEVSGNEGVSPKLKRVDPVKIGFVRELNLMPGKVHRMRTLSLRPALFEIEDFLTEKECNDIILMAQTVGLEQSKTLGEENFNVETNGNETNKESLPEGSEEIFKSLDSNDDGRLDTTEVARGVMELGRVLMNEDDAEKIMSDLNMDPNKDGLIEYDEFVMLNSEVKLNEIKEYLEKIHETNSNKRTRDSSTAFLDPYEHIDFRPLFEGLTNRIHLATDLPKDMIWSSENMQVIKYEKKQHYHCHFDSEDEEAKNVPCCHLVEAFYDSEENVECVPCRFLTVFYYLNEPELGGETAFPFADNETVEDFKKSYLAEDINKCNLAEHCYDSNLYYKPKRGTALLWYNHFVSNETGWLGPVDQASFHGGCNVIEGTKWAANNWINAAIDREADLKAWELTRVMEEEYQETMKESPWEEQTNDKEETAMEQEQSNEKGIEVNKVEEGVKTDENKRIEKETLNGQVSENKQ from the exons ATGTTCCTTATTCCCTGCATTCTATATTTCATtctgtttgattttcttgtaaATGCAAAATCAGCTAACAAGGACTTGAGTCGGAGAGCTGAGTATCTCGATAATTCAATGGCTTGTCAGGTGGTTGCAACACCTCTGGAAATAACGAGgataaaatcaacaaattcaaag CAACAAGAGAGGGGAAATTTTAAGTGCTACAGACATGACTACGAAAGTTATATTGACAATAGCTCACTTCAGTTTCAAATGAATGAAGGCTTGGAATCATGGTCAAAACATAG AACAGAAGGCCCAACTTTATCGAAGGCTGAGGAAGTATCTGGAAATGAAGGTGTTTCACCCAAGTTAAAAAGAGTGGATCCAGTCAAG ATTGGATTCGTACGCGAGTTAAATTTGATGCCGGGAAAGGTGCACAGAATGAGAACCTTAAGTCTCAGACCTGCGCTGTTTG AAATCGAAGATTTTCTCACGGAAAAGGAGTGCAATGACATAATCTTGATGGCACAAACAGTTGGGCTGGAGCAATCAAAGACACTTGgggaagaaaattttaacGTTGAAACCAATGGTAACGaaacaaacaaggaaagttTACCAGAAGGTTCTGAGGAGATCTTCAAGAGCCTCGATTCAAACGATGACGGACGTCTTGATACAACAGAG GTTGCTAGAGGTGTGATGGAACTTGGACGAGTTCTCATGAACGAAGATGACGCTGAAAAAAT AATGTCTGATTTGAATATGGATCCTAACAAAGACG GGTTAATTGAATACGACGAATTTGTCATGTTGAACTCGGAAGTCAAACTGAACgaaataaaggaatatttGGAGAAAATCCacgaaacaaattcaaataaacGGACTCGGGACAGTAGTACGGCGTTTCTTGATCCCTATGAGCACATTGATTTTAGACCTCTTTTTGAGGGTCTCACTAACAG gatTCATTTGGCTACCGACCTACCGAAGGACATGATTTGGAGCAGTGAAAATATGCAG GTAATAAAGTAtgagaaaaaacaacattacCACTGTCATTTTGATTCTGAAGATGAAGAGGCAAAGAATGTGCCTTGTTGCCATTTGGTTGAAGCTTTTTATGATAGCGAAGAAAATGTAGAATGTGTTCCGTGTAG ATTTTTGACGgtcttttattatttaaacGAGCCTGAACTCGGAGGGGAGACAGCTTTTCCATTCGCAGACAATGAGACAGTAGAAGACTTTAAG AAATCTTACTTAGCAGAAGATATAAACAAATGTAATCTAGCTGAACACTGTTACGATTCAAATCTTTATTACAAACCTAAACGCGGCACAGCCCTACTATGGTATAATCATTTTGTTAGCAATGAAACTGGTTGGCTAGGGCCTGTTGATCAAGCTAGCTTTCATGGAGGCTGCAACGTTATTGAAGGTACAAAATGGGCGGCAAATAATTGGATTAATGCCGCAATCGATCGAGAAGCTGACTTGAAGGCTTGGGAATTAACTCGGGTAATGGAAGAAGAATATCAAGAGACAATGAAGGAGAGTCCATGGGAGGAACAAACAAATGATAAAGAGGAAACTGCGATGGAGCAAGAGCAAAGCAATGAAAAGGGAATCGAGGTCAATAAAGTTGAAGAGGGTGTGAAAAcagacgaaaacaaaagaatcgaGAAAGAGACATTGAACGGGCAAGTAAGTGAAAATAAGCAATAA